aatgaagTATAGATCCATGcgtataatataatattagaaGCACCTAATAAGGCTACAGTTGGATTGACcccaaaatataaaatcaaaGTTCCCAAAGTCCCAGATATACCAGCAAAAGTAAATGCTTGTCTTGGAGATAATGTCCCACGAACTACTGGCCGCGCTTGTGTACGAATCATTCTCCTATCAAATTCTGGTTCTCTTCCCATATTAATAGCATTAGCTGCTGTCGAACAAAGTGTAGTACCAACTGTTAGAGATAGCAATTGAGGTATACTAGCCGCATATGGTGATAATGCGTAAGAACAAATAGCACTAAGCATGACTAGAACTGTTAATCTTGGTTTACTTAATTGGAAATATGCAttcataattttctttatatctACCTGCTGAGcggaagaagaggaagtatttttggtatttttaactttattaacATATTTTACTTTAAATGGATAACTAGAAGTGGTCTGTTCGCTAATAATGTCATGGTCAAGTTTATCGGAGACATCCGGCGTACAtgtaaaaacttttttggCTGAGTCAGGAATCCTTAATTGGGCATCaatatttgataaatttgagGAAAATTCTATTGGGGAAGTATTCAACGCATTTGAACGTGAAACTATTGGTTTTTGCGGTGTAGGCTCCTTCTGTTGTTTTTCTGTAAacgaatttgaaaaaaaacggTTTCCCTGTtgattatcttttttaaatacacCATTTAAAATGGAAACAGCTACATTAATGGAAGTTCTAGTTGAAAAATACTGTCTGTTGGTATTTCTACTAACGGCATGTATTATGGGTCTTGGACAAAGTATTAAATTGACCATTGACACTAatgttggtattattattattatttgttgtttttgtttatgaaagaaagaaaaacttaATTGGtgtttaatttaataagtTGTGTTATTAGGGTTTTCTTGAATGcaactttaattttttttttatattaatcTTTAATCACAAGTTATATCGTATattctctctctctcttttttttatacgTATTTTACCCGGATACGTACAAATACgtataaaaaagttttctGGTCAgaattaatttcaaatgTATCACAAtacaattaattttatgtAAATCTTGGTATTAAAGGATAAGTGACAAAACCCCCCATTCTCTTAACAATTATATTGGATAGAAGAAGTAAAATTACTGCGTAAGTAGATAAATAttgtataaaataaagatgaaaTTAGATAATTGTGGGCATCTTCTATTACTGTCAGCTGGATTTATAAATCAAGTCAAAAATTACATTGATCTTATGACCATAATATTActttatatgtttttcgtagcaaatatatatgaatcaataataaattactaTACacataaagaaaaaaacaatgacATATAGAGTATATCATTATTCGGTTTGTATCCCCTTTTCTTTACTTATTCattcattatcattacaGAAGgaaagaatttaaaaaaaaaattaaaaaaaaaaaaaaaaaataaataaaagaaaaatcgTATTTCACTATTTTTCGAaactatatttattttttttgttctgaTTTCTCCAGTTCATCACTTTTCTTTGAGTCTTTATTTGCTTCCTCTACATCAtcaactttttcttcttctgtgTCCTTATCGttctcctttttattttccttgttatttaatttagcgttttgtattttattttcaattagATTATCAAAGGATACAATTGCTCTAACCAACTgagaaatataaataaccaTTAATTCATCATTAGTTTTAATAGTTAAGGCTTTGCGCAAATTGTTGGTAGTGGTGTCATCACTATTAGTGATGGTGCCAGTGGCAAGACCATTAATTACAGCATCCCCCTCATTAGATCCCAAATTTggtaataaattgaaaacatCTTGTAATTTACCCAAAATAGCATGATTTACAGGCAAGTTACCTTCGAttactttatttaaatataatataatatcatGTAATTTCCTTTGTAAACCTTTTAAAGACTTTAATTGATTTGTTAGCTTAATGGATAACCCTCCAGCTGCTTGGTCACGGCAGTCCCTTAACAAATGTTCTACACCAATTTCCTCAGCTTCTTCAGCCTCTACAGAAGAAGGTAAATGAATAAACGTCTTTTCAGTGCTTGAACCATTATCTTTAATTTGTTCAATGGCTATGTAACAATTTGTTGGTAAACCAACTCCTTGTTGTTTAACATCTACTACTAAAAGCACTGGCTGACTagcatattttttaaaaatttgattgTTGATTTTTAAGTCAGAGGCTCTTAATTTAGGTCCACTGTGATACCAACCGATCAATTTTTCCTTTGCGTTGATTTTCTTACACATTTCCATCATTTGTTCAATATAGTTTTGGTCCAAAAACCAAACATCAGagtttttttcatcttcttcaaaGGGTAATGCAAATGAATTAGTTACTCTTACAATGTTGGAATTATGATTGTTCTCGCCTAATATGACACCTAAAACCCTTTTATGTCCCTTAGTGTTGGTACGTTCATAATGATCCAAAacagataataaaacaagtgGTGCAACAGTTACTGATTTATCTTCTAGTGCAAAATTCATTATCTATGTGCttgtatatgtatatgtatatgtatatgtatatatatgtgtgtgtgtgtatatatatatataacctTGTATGAATAGTTTGGTGTTCTTGTAGTATCACAAATCTTATATATGATTGTTTGTaaattgtaaatatttttctttgccACCTGTTtagaatttattttgaacgAAACTTACAAGcaataaaaaggataacaaaaaaaaacatattttttttgtcatgTATCcgaaaaaacaaaatcttatttaaatgatgtccggttcttttttttttttttattcttttttttccattttttttttttggattatttacaaagtattaaatatatatcataCCTTTAACTATTATTGGTGCCACATTAAATGCATTTTAgaactgaaaaaaagattaataatttataagagaaagatatatatatatatacatacatacatacatGCCATTTGGTCAAATCGTGATAGGACCCCCGGGTTCGGGAAAATCAACTTATTGTTTTGGATGCaaccaatttttcaatGCTATTGGTAGAaatgtaaatattattaatatggaTCCAGCTAATGATTCTTTACCCTACCAATGTGCTGTTGATATAAGAGATTTCATTACTTTGGAGGAAATTATGGATGAAAAGCAATTGGGTCCTAATGGTGGTTTAATGTATGCTTTGGAAAGTGTCGAAAACTCATTGGAGCTTTTTTCGTTGCAAGTCAAATCATTATTACAAGAAGAAAACAGCtatttattgtttgatTGTCCAGGACAAGTAGAACTCTTTACGCATCATGGAGCCTTATTCAacatatttaaaagattagAGAAAGAGATGGATTTGAGATTATGTGTAGTGAATTTAATAGattctatttatttaaattctGCTTCCCAATACATTAGTATAGTTTTGTTATCTCTACGGTCAATGCTAATGATGGATTTGCCTCAGATTAATGTATTTTCGAAAATAGATATGCTCAAACAATATGGAGATGAGTTGCCATTCAGATTAGATTATTATACAGATGTTCAAGAATTAGAATATTTACAACCTATTATAGAAAAGGAGAGTAGTGAGAATTCATACATGggcaaaaaattaaaaaaattgaccGAGAATATTAGTGAAATTATTAGtgattttaatttagtCTCTTTCGAAGTTTTATGTATTGATGATAAACAGAGCATGATTAATTTACAAATGGTTATTGATAAAGCTAATGGCTATGTTTTTGGGGCCTCTGAGATAGGCGGTGATACTGTTTGGGCGGAAGCAACAAGACAGCAAGCAGGGATCACCAATAATGTATATGATATTCAAGAGAGGTGGATAGATAATAAGGAGGAATATGACAAAGAAGaggaaaggaaaagaaaagaacttttaaaagaacaagaaatatTAGATAAACCCTTAGAAAACCTCTCCAAGGAATTGGATCCTGAAGTTGAGTGGGAACGCGCTGTCAAGGAATGGGAAGAGAAAACCTAAGTCCCCGTTTTGAAAAGGTGAAtgatttataatttatttaatattttgttaatagattcatatatttataattggTACTCTATGATGATAATCACGTTatattattcatattttttttatgttttaatttttgatagTTTTCCGATGCCGATGTCcgcaaaagaaaaaatacaaaaaaaaaattagaatatGCGGGAAGGGGAGAGGGGGGGATCAcgtgaaaaaaatataaggaaaaattaaatttaaattaaaaaaaaaaaaaaaaaaaaggctgGCATTTAAAAATGTCAGTAAATAAACCAGccattaataaattattatttacattcgaacaataattaaaagGTTATACCGACACAAAATTCTCACtttgaattaatttttttttttttatctctGGATTTAACTACTGCTATAGTtaagtaaaaatatatatatctatatatacatGTATTTATCTGTACTTATGTACTTgtaaattataattagAACATTGaattataattttggtCATTTTTTAGCttaaattttctaaatataaaagtttaatCGTTAAGGAAAGGGAAGacataatattaacaaaaaaaaaaaaaaaaaagaacaa
This Saccharomycodes ludwigii strain NBRC 1722 chromosome II, whole genome shotgun sequence DNA region includes the following protein-coding sequences:
- the COX10 gene encoding protoheme IX farnesyltransferase (similar to Saccharomyces cerevisiae YPL172C | COX10 | Cytochrome c OXidase), whose protein sequence is MVNLILCPRPIIHAVSRNTNRQYFSTRTSINVAVSILNGVFKKDNQQGNRFFSNSFTEKQQKEPTPQKPIVSRSNALNTSPIEFSSNLSNIDAQLRIPDSAKKVFTCTPDVSDKLDHDIISEQTTSSYPFKVKYVNKVKNTKNTSSSSAQQVDIKKIMNAYFQLSKPRLTVLVMLSAICSYALSPYAASIPQLLSLTVGTTLCSTAANAINMGREPEFDRRMIRTQARPVVRGTLSPRQAFTFAGISGTLGTLILYFGVNPTVALLGASNIILYAWIYTSLKRKHIINTWVGAIVGAIPPLMGWAAASPLTDPGCWCLAGLLYAWQFPHFNTLSHNIKNEYKNAGYVMTAWKNPKLNARVALRYSLLMFPLCFGLSYFGICDWYYQIDSGIANTWLSFWAFMFWWQQKKNYSSKICNDSIAFNKGLSKANVYARKTFWISVLQLPAVLILAILHKKGRWDGIFDNDNNNNTVITSKSET
- the RPN8 gene encoding proteasome regulatory particle lid subunit RPN8 (similar to Saccharomyces cerevisiae YOR261C | RPN8 | Regulatory Particle Non-ATPase), encoding MNFALEDKSVTVAPLVLLSVLDHYERTNTKGHKRVLGVILGENNHNSNIVRVTNSFALPFEEDEKNSDVWFLDQNYIEQMMEMCKKINAKEKLIGWYHSGPKLRASDLKINNQIFKKYASQPVLLVVDVKQQGVGLPTNCYIAIEQIKDNGSSTEKTFIHLPSSVEAEEAEEIGVEHLLRDCRDQAAGGLSIKLTNQLKSLKGLQRKLHDIILYLNKVIEGNLPVNHAILGKLQDVFNLLPNLGSNEGDAVINGLATGTITNSDDTTTNNLRKALTIKTNDELMVIYISQLVRAIVSFDNLIENKIQNAKLNNKENKKENDKDTEEEKVDDVEEANKDSKKSDELEKSEQKK
- the GPN2 gene encoding GTPase GPN2 (similar to Saccharomyces cerevisiae YOR262W | GPN2 | Gly-Pro-Asn (N) motif); translation: MPFGQIVIGPPGSGKSTYCFGCNQFFNAIGRNVNIINMDPANDSLPYQCAVDIRDFITLEEIMDEKQLGPNGGLMYALESVENSLELFSLQVKSLLQEENSYLLFDCPGQVELFTHHGALFNIFKRLEKEMDLRLCVVNLIDSIYLNSASQYISIVLLSLRSMLMMDLPQINVFSKIDMLKQYGDELPFRLDYYTDVQELEYLQPIIEKESSENSYMGKKLKKLTENISEIISDFNLVSFEVLCIDDKQSMINLQMVIDKANGYVFGASEIGGDTVWAEATRQQAGITNNVYDIQERWIDNKEEYDKEEERKRKELLKEQEILDKPLENLSKELDPEVEWERAVKEWEEKT